The proteins below come from a single Phoenix dactylifera cultivar Barhee BC4 unplaced genomic scaffold, palm_55x_up_171113_PBpolish2nd_filt_p 001579F, whole genome shotgun sequence genomic window:
- the LOC103711175 gene encoding auxin transporter-like protein 2, with amino-acid sequence MLPQKQAEEAIVASFNETEQDGNGKEEGEERAEEPQPMFSMKSLLWHGGSVWDAWFSCASNQVAQVLLTLPYSFSQLGMLSGLLLQLFYGFMGSWTAYLISVLYVEYRTRKEKENVSFKNHVIQWFEVLDGLLGPYWKAVGLAFNCTFLLFGSVIQLIACASNIYYINDRLDKRTWTYIFGACCATTVFIPSFHNYRMWSFLGLAMTTYTAWYLTVAALVNGQVEGATHSAPTKLVLYFTGATNILYTFGGHAVTVEIMHAMWKPQKFKYIYLVATLYVFTLTLPSAAAMYWAFGDQLLTHANAFSLLPKSRFRDAAVILMLIHQFITFGFACTPLYFVWEKVIGMHGTKSICLRALARLPVVIPIWFLAIIFPFFGPINSTVGALLVSFTVYIIPSLAHMLTYRKASARQNAAEKPPFFLPSWTAMYVVNAFVVVWVLVVGFGLGGWASMANFIEQVDTFGLFAKCYQCPKAPVAAPAPQKPAKQH; translated from the exons ATGCTGCCGCAGAAGCAAGCGGAGGAGGCCATCGTTGCCAGCTTCAACGAGACGGAGCAGGACGGCAACGgcaaggaggagggggaggagagggcggaggAGCCGCAGCCTATGTTCAGCATGAAGAGCCTCCTCTGGCACGGCGGTTCCGTCTGGGACGCCTGGTTCAGCTGCGCCTCCAATCAA GTGGCCCAAGTTCTGCTGACGCTGCCATACTCGTTCTCGCAGCTGGGGATGCTGTCCGGCCTGCTGCTGCAGCTGTTCTACGGTTTCATGGGCAGCTGGACGGCCTACCTTATCAGCGTCCTCTACGTCGAGTACCGAACccgcaaggagaaggagaacgTCAGCTTCAAGAATCACGTCATCCAG TGGTTCGAGGTGCTGGATGGGCTGCTTGGGCCTTACTGGAAAGCCGTCGGTCTGGCCTTCAACTGTACCTTCCTTCTTTTCGGCTCCGTTATCCAGCTGATTGCTTGTGCCAG CAACATATACTACATCAACGACCGGCTGGACAAGAGGACGTGGACGTACATATTCGGCGCCTGCTGCGCGACCACCGTGTTCATCCCTTCCTTCCACAACTACCGGATGTGGTCCTTCCTGGGCCTGGCCATGACCACCTACACCGCCTGGTACCTCACCGTCGCCGCTCTCGTCAACGGCCAG GTTGAAGGCGCGACGCACTCGGCTCCCACAAAGCTGGTCCTCTACTTCACCGGCGCCACCAACATACTCTACACTTTCGGCGGCCATGCCGTCACCGT GGAGATCATGCATGCGATGTGGAAGCCCCAGAAGTTCAAGTACATTTACCTGGTGGCGACGCTGTACGTGTTCACGCTGACGCTCCCGTCGGCCGCGGCCATGTACTGGGCATTCGGGGACCAGCTGCTGACCCACGCCAACGCCTTCTCGCTTCTTCCCAAGTCGAGGTTCAGGGACGCGGCGGTGATCCTGATGCTGATCCACCAGTTCATCACGTTCGGATTTGCTTGCACGcccctctacttcgtgtgggaGAAGGTGATCGGCATGCATGGCACGAAGAGCATCTGCCTGCGCGCGCTGGCCCGTCTCCCCGTGGTTATCCCCATCTGGTTCCTGGCCATCATCTTCCCCTTCTTCGGGCCCATCAATTCCACCGTCGGGGCCCTCCTCGTTAGCTTCACCGTCTACATCATCCCCTCCCTCGCCCACATGCTCACCTATCGCAAGGCCTCCGCCAGGCAG AACGCCGCGGAGAAGCCGCCCTTCTTCCTACCGAGCTGGACCGCCATGTACGTGGTGAACGCCTTCGTGGTGGTGTGGGTGCTGGTGGTGGGCTTTGGGCTCGGCGGCTGGGCCAGCATGGCTAATTTCATCGAGCAGGTGGACACCTTTGGGCTCTTCGCCAAGTGCTACCAGTGCCCCAAGGCCCCTGTCGCTGCGCCCGCGCCGCAGAAGCCAGCGAAGCAGCACTGA